The DNA segment TCCAGAGCCCAAGGCAGGAAGCCGTaaacattctatttattttttgcataatcattttaaattgggggcggggagggggggagagGAACCAgcgaaggtctcctggaggaaatGACATCCCAGTCGAGTGGTTAGGAGTTAAAGGAAGAGGATTGGGGTGCTGGGGGCAAGTGGGAAAAGTCAGTGAATGCAGGATCTCCCCCTTAGTAGGTATTAAGGAAATTCGAGGTTATGTGTCTGTTGCCACTGATAGAGGTCCTTGCTGGTGTCCCCCACCTCacagtttgttttctttccacTTGCCAGGTGGGGTTCAGTCTGACCCGGGTGAGATCTGGCAGCATTCGCTCCTACTCAGTGAGTGGTAGGGGTggaagtggggagaggagggtggaggggccgaggcagaggaaggggagggttGTCTGTCGGCCTCTGAAACTCAAAGGCCCCTGGTCCTCtcccagagaggaagggagagactcACCCTTGTcccggggaaggaggagaggatggggagggaggcagggtgggCCTGGACCAGTGGGTGGGGGTAACCAAAGCTCCCTACTGCCCACCCTCCAGAATCGGGACTCCCATGAGTGTCCTCTCCGGAAAAACAGTAGCAGCCTCCTGGTTCTCTTCCTCATCAACACCAAAGATCTGGAGTGAGTATGGGGGCTACCCTAAAGATCCATCACTGGGGTGTCCCTTGTTGTGATACCCATGTGAGCTGATCAGGTGGAATGAGAACCAGCCAGAAAGAACCTTATGCCTTTGGAGAAAGCCACtcgcttttgttgttgttaaattttagttatttatttttggctgcactgggtctttgttgctgcacatagGCTTTCTCTACTGGTGGCGAGCAGAAGCTACTCTCTCCCTACCCAAGATGCTCTGGCTTCTCATTCCTATGGcatctcttattgcagagcacgggctttagggCATTCGGGCTTCAGTAGGTTCGGCAGGTGAGCTCTAGaacgcaggctcagtggttgtggtgcatgggcctagATGTTCCGTGGCAtaggggatcctcccagaccagggattgaacgcatctcccctgcatttggcaggtggattctttaccactgagccaccagggcagccctccctggtggtacagtggataaaaatccacctgccaatgaaggagaggcagattcgatctctggatcaggaagatcccctggagtaggaaatggcaacctgctccagtattcttgcttggagaatcccatggacagaggaacctggagggctacagtccatagggtcccaaagagttggacagaactgaagtgacttagcatgcacacatgaccagggaagcctgacagcaTTTTCTTATTAAATAAGGTGTACTTCAGTAGAATGAGTGACTCTTTGTCATGGGAAGTAACAGATAATCCCTGGTGCTGGCAACACAGGGATGTGGCAGCCATCTCGATGGATGGTGGCCAAATGCTGCCACTTGATGACCACTGGTAGAACCCCCCAAGAGAGCAGACCCTGAGGACCTGAGTGGCCATTGAGTCCCTCAGCACAGCTGGTGTTCCTGACCTCGGGCTTCAGCCTCCCCACATCATCCCCAGGGTCCAGGTACGAAAGTATGGGGAGCAGAAAAAGCTGTTCATCTCTGCTGGGCTCCTCCCAGAATCACCCTCCGAACCAGGGCTCCCGAAGTCAGAGCACATGGTCACCCCCAAGGTGGACCACGGTGAGTCGGGCTGGGAGGAGTGGGTGGGCAGGGGTGCTCCATACATTCCCCCATCGTTCTGCTGTCTGTCCATCTCTGATCTCACCTGTGTTTCACCAGCAGGGACCACTGCTGCACCTGACAAGGCCAAGTCAAAACCCACAGGATTACAAGGGGACCGGCAGGTATGGGAAGCCAGGGCAGGAGGGAGGAAGGCCCCACCCCCATAGGGGGCAGCTGATGCTCCATCGACTCACTCTGTCCCCCCCCAGGGTGTCAGTGGGAAGGACCAGGAGCTGGTATTGGGCCTGGGCCACCTCAACAACTCCTACAATTTCAGTGTGAGTATCCGGGAGTGCCTGCAGCACCTCCCCTCCACAAAGTGGGGACGCCCCCAAGTTGAGGTCCCCTCTCCCCTCTGTCCGCCCCGCCTCTCAGTTCCATGTAGTGATCGGCTCTAGGGCTGAGGAAGGCCAATACAACCTCAACTTCCACAACTGTGACAACTTGGTGCCAGGCCGGGAGCAGCCGTTTGACATCACGGTgagtggagggggagggcagTGGGTTCATGGAGCCCTCACTGCGGGCCAGGTACCCCATGTGCATCAGGGAGACGGGAAATCTGAGGATCAGAAATGAGAGAACGGAACCTGGAGACTCACACTCAGGGCCCAGCATGTCTGGAGCTAGCCTGCAACCCCCTGTCCCCCACTGCTTCCTCCCCAGGTAATGATCCGGGAGAAGAACCCCGAGGGCTACCTGTCAGCGGCGGAAATCCCTCTTTTCAAGCTGTACATGGTCATGTCCGCATGCTTCCTGGGCGCCGGCATCTTCTGGGTGTCCATCCTCTGCAAGAACACGTAATGCCCTTGATCCTGGGGGTCCTCCACCTCCTGTCTCCCCACTTTCCCATCCTTGCCCCTGACCAATGCCCTCTCTCTTCTGTCCCTCATCTCTCCTCCCCCTCCAGGTACAACGTCTTCAAGATCCACTGGCTCATGGCAGCCCTGACTTTCACCAAGAGCGTCTCTCTTCTCTTCCACAGTGTGAGAGTCTGGGGCCAGGAACAGCGTGGGGTGGGCTGGAGTCTCTGGGGCCAGGAAAAAGCCCCTACAAGCCACTCCCCAAATCTCTGCAGACCCTGGGCTGGAGAGTTCCATATGTCCATCCGAGTGTCCATCCATTTTATCACTGTAGCCAGCTTTCCATCCAGCCCTTCTGTCCAGCTGTGATAGCCCACCTTTCAGTCTGACTATTTGTGGGTCCAGCTGTGACTATCAACCAGGCCGATTGTCTAACTGTCGATCCGTCCGACTGTGACCTTCCCTCCATTGTCGCGGGTGTGactgtctctttctctgtccaCGCACCATCCTGATTGGAACCGTCCGTTCCTGTCCCCTTCCTGGTCATCCATCCATCAGTGATTGTGCATGTTCCCAAACCACCATCCATCCACCCTCCCCATTCCCCTGTCCATCTGTCTGAATGTCAATCCATCCACCCACCTCCAGATCAACTACTACTTCATCAACAGCCAGGGCCACCCCATCGAAGGCCTCGCTGTCATGCACTACATCACGCATCTGTGAGTGCCCCTTTCTGCTGGGCAAGGTGGTGGGGAGGCAGACAGGGGAGGGCTGGGCCCCCAGGGTCTCACCACACCTCCTACCTCCCTCTGCCAGGCTGAAGGGTGCCCTCCTCTTCATCACCATTGCCTTGATCGGCTCCGGCTGGGCCTTCGTCAAGTACGTGCTGTCAGACAAGGAGAAGAAGATCTTTGGGATAGTGATCCCACTGCAGGTGCCTAGGGAGGTCCCAGGGGCGGGGCTGGTGGGCGTGGCTACACACACCCAGTCCTCCGCCCAcctgccccgccccctgcccccgcaGGTCCTGGCCAACGTGGCCTACATTGTCATGGAGTCCCGCGAGGAGGGTGCCAGCGACTACGGTATCTGGAAGGAGATCCTCTTCCTGGTGGATCTCATCTGCTGTGGCACCATCCTGTTCCCCGTGGTCTGGTGAGGACCCCCACTGGGCCCCTCCCGCCGTGGGCCCGGGCGGGGGCAGTACTGACTGCCCCCTGTGTCCCTCCCTCCGTCCCAGGTCCATCCGGCATCTCCAGGACGCGTCTGGCACTGATGGGAAGGGTGAGACTGTGCCCGGGGCCCTTGGCTGGCTGCTGGTCCCTCTTGCTGACCCCTGGATGCTCCTCCCATCCCTCCTCTGACTGCCTCTCCTCCCACTTACCTTCCCTTGCACATCCCTCTCCACCCAAATGTCCTCTCCTCCACCCCTGACCCCTTCGTCCTGCCCCCAGAGTCCTTCCCTTGACCCCCACTCTCTGTGCCCACCGTTCAGTGGCAGTGAACCTGGCCAAGCTGAAGCTGTTCCGGCATTACTATGTCATGGTAGGAACCCTCTGCTCACTCGGGAAGTTTGGGAGGCGGTGGTGGAGCGGGGCGAGGGGGCGGAAGACAGCCAGCTCATTAGCAAGCACACCACCCTAACGCCTCCATCTGCAGTCCCTTGGAGCCCGGCCCCCCTGGCCCCTACCCCAGTTATCCCCAGCGGTGCCGGTGGTCTCATCCCCCGGTGGCCTCTCACCCCCATGCCCCTGCAGGTCATCTGCTACATTTACTTCACACGGATCATTGCCATCTTGCTTCGGGCGGTCGTGCCCTTCCAGTGGCAGTGGCTGTACCAGGTGAGCACAGAGGCCCCAGGAGGGGCGGAGGGTGAGCCAGACAATAGCGGTGGAGGCAGGGGGAGTGTGCCTGACACTCCCACTGCACCCCCTCGACCCCTGAGGGGATGAGACCACCGGGACCCCTGGGGATGCCTAGGGTGGGGGCCGGGGAATTATCGGTGGAGGGCAGGGGGGCCGGGCTTCAAGGGACTGCAGATCGAGGGGTTAGGGTGGGTGTACGTACTAACGAAAGGGCTGTCGTCcgttccccccacccaccccccacctccgccTCCCAAACTTACCAGCTCTTGGTGGAGGGCTCCACTCTCGCCTTCTTCGTGCTCACGGGCTACAAGTTCCAACCCGCAAGGGATAACCCGTACCTGCAGCTACCCCAAGAGGATGAGGAGGACATGCAGATAGAGCAAGTGTGAGCCCtagggctggggtgggtggggcttTGGCagcgaggggcggggcctggggcgggGCCAGGAGGCTCTGGGGTGGGTGTGGTGGGGCTGAGTGGGTGGGCCTAggcagtggggaggagaggagggagccaGTCTCAAAGCACAGGTGGGTGGGATCTGGGCGAGGCCGGGAGGCTCGGGGTGGGCGTGGTGAGCTTCTAGGGTGAGACTTGGCTCCCCTCAACTCCTGGACCACCTCCTTACTCTCTGCCTGTAGAATGACCGATTCTGGGTTCCGGGAAGGCCTGTCCAAAGTCAACAAAACAGCCAGCGGGCGGGAGCTGTTGTGATCAGGTCTCCACCTCAAACAGCCCTTCGACCTTCTTCCTCCTCGTCTCTTCAGACATTCCCTGCTCCGGCTTCTCCCAAAGAcagtgaggggaggagggggccggTGCTCACAGGGCACCCAGCATCCTGGGACCAGAGTTCCTGGAGCCCGTTCAGAAGATGACCGACAGCCTCCATCCCCCACAGATGTTGAGCACCATGGCCCCACCCGGGACCACCCCCCCACTTGCAGCTGTACAATAATGACCCATCTGTTTTGTTACGCTGGTCTCTTGCCTTTTGGGGGGTTGGAGAGCGCATGCAGAGGCTGTTTGGAATTTAGAGACCCCtggtggggatgggggcgggggttgAGGGTGCAGTACCCATTACTTAACACGGTCAGTAAATATCAATTGAGCCACCACTGCATGCCTGCCCCACACAGGACACAGCAGTGACCACAGCCCACGCCAAATCCCAACACTTAAGTGCCTGCTTCCAGCACAGGGTCCTGACCCAGCCTGGGGAGTCAGAGGtgagcagagagagaagaaagggaggaaaaaatggTTGATTGGATGACCGCAAGTGgctcagtgtcatatctttttgccttttcatactgtaaaACATTTCTctcacaatggaaacagtgagagactttatatttgggggctccaaaatcactgcagatgctgactgcagccatgaaattaaaagatgcttgctccttggtagaaaagctgtgaccaacctagagagcatattaaaaagcagagccattactttgcccacaaaggtccatctagtcaaagctatggtttttccagtagtcatgtatggatgtgagagttggactagaaagaaagctgagcg comes from the Bubalus kerabau isolate K-KA32 ecotype Philippines breed swamp buffalo chromosome 1, PCC_UOA_SB_1v2, whole genome shotgun sequence genome and includes:
- the GPR108 gene encoding protein GPR108 isoform X1, whose product is MAVSERRGLGRGSPAEWGPWLLLLLLLGGSSGRIHRLTLTGEKRADIQLNSFGFYTNGSLEVNLSLLRLGRQDTEEKAPLVGFSLTRVRSGSIRSYSNRDSHECPLRKNSSSLLVLFLINTKDLEVQVRKYGEQKKLFISAGLLPESPSEPGLPKSEHMVTPKVDHAGTTAAPDKAKSKPTGLQGDRQGVSGKDQELVLGLGHLNNSYNFSFHVVIGSRAEEGQYNLNFHNCDNLVPGREQPFDITVMIREKNPEGYLSAAEIPLFKLYMVMSACFLGAGIFWVSILCKNTYNVFKIHWLMAALTFTKSVSLLFHSINYYFINSQGHPIEGLAVMHYITHLLKGALLFITIALIGSGWAFVKYVLSDKEKKIFGIVIPLQVLANVAYIVMESREEGASDYGIWKEILFLVDLICCGTILFPVVWSIRHLQDASGTDGKVAVNLAKLKLFRHYYVMVICYIYFTRIIAILLRAVVPFQWQWLYQLLVEGSTLAFFVLTGYKFQPARDNPYLQLPQEDEEDMQIEQVMTDSGFREGLSKVNKTASGRELL
- the GPR108 gene encoding protein GPR108 isoform X2, giving the protein MAVSERRGLGRGSPAEWGPWLLLLLLLGGSSGRIHRLTLTGEKRADIQLNSFGFYTNGSLEVNLSLLRLGRQDTEEKAPLVGFSLTRVRSGSIRSYSNRDSHECPLRKNSSSLLVLFLINTKDLEVQVRKYGEQKKLFISAGLLPESPSEPGLPKSEHMVTPKVDHGTTAAPDKAKSKPTGLQGDRQGVSGKDQELVLGLGHLNNSYNFSFHVVIGSRAEEGQYNLNFHNCDNLVPGREQPFDITVMIREKNPEGYLSAAEIPLFKLYMVMSACFLGAGIFWVSILCKNTYNVFKIHWLMAALTFTKSVSLLFHSINYYFINSQGHPIEGLAVMHYITHLLKGALLFITIALIGSGWAFVKYVLSDKEKKIFGIVIPLQVLANVAYIVMESREEGASDYGIWKEILFLVDLICCGTILFPVVWSIRHLQDASGTDGKVAVNLAKLKLFRHYYVMVICYIYFTRIIAILLRAVVPFQWQWLYQLLVEGSTLAFFVLTGYKFQPARDNPYLQLPQEDEEDMQIEQVMTDSGFREGLSKVNKTASGRELL